In Hoplias malabaricus isolate fHopMal1 chromosome 6, fHopMal1.hap1, whole genome shotgun sequence, a single window of DNA contains:
- the naxe gene encoding NAD(P)H-hydrate epimerase, whose product MLGLRALFGLGLLVTSRGVCVLAHRRVYAPVCEHSYTLSSARKTCTMANSIKYLGQEEAQRIDEELFSEYSFSVDQLMELAGLSCATAVTKGYPLSSLVKRPPRVLVICGPGNNGGDGLVCARHLKLFGYEPAVLYPKRPNKQLFQNLTTQCEKMEINFLSEMPEAEEIDEVYNVVIDAVFGFSFKGAVREPFGDVLSTLKKVTVPIASVDIPSGWDVEQGSPDGIQPDMLISLTAPKRAAQHFKGRYHFLGGRFVPPALEKKYDLKLPQYPGTECVFQLH is encoded by the exons ATGTTGGGGTTGAGAGCTCTGTTTGGTCTCGGACTCCTCGTCACGTCTCgaggagtgtgtgttctcgCTCACAGAAGAGTGTACGCACCTGTGTGtgaacactcatacacactgtccTCTGCCAGAAAAACCTGCACCATGGCAAACTCCATCAAATATTTGGG gcAGGAAGAAGCCCAGCGTATCGATGAGGAGCTGTTCTCTGAGTACAGTTTCAGTGTGGATCAGTTGATGGAGCTCGCTGGACTCAGCTGTGCCACAGCAGTCACAAAG GGCTACCCCCTGTCGTCTCTGGTTAAGAGACCCCCCAGGGTTTTGGTGATCTGTGGTCCGGGTAATAACGGAGGAGATGGACTGGTGTGCGCTCGACATCTCAAACTCTTT GGATATGAGCCGGCTGTTCTGTACCCGAAGCGTCCAAACAAACAGCTGTTCCAGAATCTGACCACTCAGTGTGAGAAGATGGAGATTAACTTTCTGTCCGAGATGCCAGAG GCTGAAGAGATCGATGAAGTTTATAACGTGGTGATCGACGCAGTCTTCGGCTTCAGCTTTAAAGGTGCGGTACGGGAACCTTTCGGTGATGTGTTGTCCACGCTGAAGAAGGTCACCGTCCCCATCGCTAGTGTGGACATCCCCTCGG GTTGGGATGTGGAGCAGGGTTCTCCAGACGGGATTCAGCCGGACATGCTGATCTCCCTCACCGCCCCGAAGAGGGCTGCGCAGCACTTTAAGGGACGGTATCATTTCCTGGGAGGGAGGTTTGTTCCTCCAGCGCTGGAGAAGAAGTACGACCTGAAACTGCCGCAGTATCCCGGCACCGAGTGTGTGTTCCAGCTCCACTGA
- the rab25a gene encoding ras-related protein Rab-25a — protein sequence MSTDLSYNFVFKVVLIGESGVGKSNLLSRFTKNEFNHDSRTTIGVEFSTRSIQLDTVTIKAQIWDTAGLERYRAITSAYYRGAVGALLVYDITRHLTYENVERWLKELYDHADPHMVVMLVGNKSDLTAQRTVPTQEAQSYAESKDLLFMETSALDSTNVESAFLQVLTAIHKKVASREVTRGSISAVTLTQSIPISEPEATRKPCCKSQ from the exons ATGTCGACAGATTTAAGCTACaactttgtttttaaag tggtGTTAATCGGAGAGTCTGGTGTAGGGAAGAGTAATCTTTTGTCCAGATTTACAAAGAATGAGTTTAATCACGACAGTCGAACCACTATTGGAGTGGAGTTCAGCACCAGGAGCATTCAGCTGGACACAGTGACTATCAAAGCTCAGATCTGGGACACAGCCGGACTGGAGCGGTACCGGGCCATCACCTCAGC TTATTACAGAGGGGCGGTAGGTGCTCTCCTGGTGTATGACATCACCAGACATCTGACCTATGAGAATGTGGAGAGGTGGCTGAAGGAGCTGTATGACCATGCAGATCCTCATATGGTCGTGATGCTTGTGGGCAACAAGAGTGACCTCACAGCTCAGCGCACCGTCCCAACACAGGAGGCCCAAAGCTATGCAG AGAGTAAAGATCTGCTCTTCATGGAGACGTCGGCTCTGGACTCGACTAATGTGGAAAGTGCCTTCCTCCAGGTTCTTACCG CGATCCATAAGAAGGTGGCGAGTAGAGAAGTGACCCGGGGCTCCATCAGCGCTGTGACCCTGACTCAGTCAATTCCAATCAGCGAGCCAGAGGCGACCCGAAAACCCTGCTGTAAAAGCCAGTGA